CGCTGCAGCCAcatctcctcctccttcagcCACTGCTGCTTCCGCCGCTCCCAGCTGAGTTCCTCTTCCCAGTGCTCAGCCATGCCCTCTGAGGCCATCTTCCTAGCGCTCTCCGGGGACAGCTGCTTCTGGAAATGGGGTTGAATTTGGAGTCCTTCCTTCTCCGGGGCCGCTTCCTGGAAGAAGTCCTTCTGGTCTTTGACATTGTGGCCGGGGCTTTCTGCCGCTGGTCTTTCCCATTTCTTAGGAGACTTGCATTCCGTGGAGGACAGCAACCCAGGCTGAAGACTTTCGGTGTTCTTGCTGCTGTACACATCTGCGACCCTGGAATGTACAGTCATGGTGGAAAGTGGCCGATCTGTTGAAGGGCTGGCACCACTGCCCCAGGCCGTGGCCGTGGGACTTGGGGAGAGCAGTGAAAACTGCTCCTCCTTCTTGGGTTTCTGCTGAGTTTCCTCCGggactgtttctttctttgagggGGTCTCTCTTTTAGCGGGGACCAGGGAGTCTGCCAAGATCTTGCCGGAGTCTGCTGCTTCACCTCTAGCCGACTGAGCCTTCTTCAGCTGGAAGTCTAAGGCATGCTTTATCAGGAGAAGGTCATGGTACCTTCCCCCTAGAATTTCTACCTGCTTTAGCAGGGCATCTCTCTTACTCTCAAGGACTTGGAGGGACTTCTGGAAGAAGAGCCTCTGGCTGCTGAGTTCCTTGGTCATCTCTATTTTCAGGTACCTGTACTTGGTCTCCAGGCTCCTGTTTTCCTTGTGCTGCAGCATCAAGGCCTTGCTGAGATTTTCTATCACAGCTGACATGTACCTGATGGCCCTGACCTCCCCCTCGTTGAACATGGtggagtccaggagttcctgcagcATGGACTTTACCTCGGAGACCTTTGTGCAGGTAGTGTGCCTGTCCTGGAGCATCTGCTCGGGGCTCAGTGGCTGAGGGCAGGATTTGGCTTTTTGTGGGCTTTGCGCCTGCCAGCCCTGCCAGAAGGTGCGTTTGGACACTAGGAGAGGTGGAGAGAACAAAGGCAGTAAGCTCCCATGGATCCAAGGATTATACTGATTCTCCAGACCCTGCTTGGCCAGATTTCTAGCCAAACCTCCTATGACTTTGGCAGTAAGAAACTGGGGCATTATATGAGGCCAGGGGAGATGCTGTCAGGGGAGATACTGTGAGAAGAGAGCTCTGCTGGCCTCACAGCTTGCCCAGAGCTTACCCGTCAGCGACAGGGTCTGTCAGCCACGGAGCACCTACAGGGCCCAGTGGAGTCTGGACTTATTTGCTTCAGTTCAGTTCAACCCAACACACTCCTGATCCGCCATACTTTCCTGGAGtcgagttatttttatttttatttttgtctttttaaggccgcacctgcagcatctggaagtgccaggctaggggttgaatcagagctgcagctgccggcctacaccacaaccacagcaacagcaacacgggatttgagctatgtctgagacctacactgcagctcacagcaacgctggatccttaacccactgagcaaggccaggatcgaactgGCGTCTTCAtagattgttaccactgagccacaacaggaactctcttgttatttttataatcatgCTACTTCCCAGCCTCAGCATCTATTGCCAACTATTCAAACTCTGGAAGCCCACCTGGCACTTAGACTCCAGATCAGTTGGgaagctttctttctctttcctgttacCACGGGACTGTGTCTGTAGAGAATTTATCACACAGTCCTGCAActgttgacattaaaaaaaaaagactaatgtcTTTATTTGGGGGGTCATGAACTCctttgaaacttctttttttttttttttttttggctatggcgtgtagcagcttgatgtggctTCTCAGttaccagaccagggactgaacctgggccacaacgGTGAAAGTGCCAAGCCCTaagcactagaccaccaaggaattCCCTCCTTTGATACTTTGATGAAAGCAGGAAAGTACATAAACACATTCCATGCACTTTGTGTTCAAACCCCTCACAGGCTTCAGCTCCTCAGGATGGTTCATGGTCATGGCCGAATCCTCTGGGATCTACCATGTGTAGGGCTGCTGGGGTGATTATCTTGGAGAATCCATTCATTTGCCCCTTCAATGAACATCAATGGCAGAAAAAACACTGGCTAACTCTGGATGAGGAGCTAAAGGAAATacggaaattaaacaacactgaAGTCGAGCCAGCATCTAACTAATATTGTCACAGAGGCCACACAGCCTGGTGATTGAGAGACTGGATTCCAGAATCAGATAACTTGGGCTTGAATTTCATCCTTACCACTTGCTTAGGCGGGTTTCCTAACTTCTCAGTGCCTCTGTTCCTGAAAAATGGAGATAACCTTAGCATCTACTTCATAGGACTTAAGTAGACTATGCATGGTTAGTATCGGGCATCGTACCAGGTAACTAGAAAGTGCTCAATAATCAAttccaaaaaaaatgaatgagatacAGCCTTTGCCCTCCAGGAGTTTACAATCttgtaaggaaataaatatacgAATGACTATATTTCAAGACATAACATGGTAAGGATCGTAGGAGACATTGCCGCCTTCTCCATCTTTCCCTGATTCCTTCCTGCATCAACTGTCAACATTGCTTGACTGGCAAGGAACCTGACCATGAGAATCAATGGTAAAGCACCAATGTCAGCAAGTGTTACCAAGCCCTGAGCACATCCTAAGCATCATGCCAGATGCCTCACACTAGGCAGAACCCCCTGTAAGAGGGCAATGTTCACCTGACTCTGCATGGGAGGGAAGTGcggctcagagagatgaaataactgtcccaaagtcacacagctagaaattGGGATCCCAACTCAGGCTTGAGTAAGATTAAGAAGCCAGAAACACCTACGTGTGGGGCCTGGTTTTGCCACAAGCTTTCCTGGTagtcccttctcttctctgtgcttcaatGTTCTCAACTACAAAATGTGGGAGTCAGATAATCTCAGGTCCCTTCTAGTGCTGATAAGTCATATTTCAAGTTTGAGTCATGTTGTTCCCTGGCCACTTCTGGAGCAGCCACAATCAAGAAGGTTCTAGAAAGGCCTCTAGTTGAGTATCACCAGATTCCTTGGCTCTGCAGCCAGGTTAGAGTAAAGAAAGGGTGTTTCTCAGGCTCTAGCTAGGAACTCCACCCTTTCTGCCTTCTAGTCTTCGTTCCCTAGAACCTGCATGAAGCCGCAGCTCTAGGAGCACCAACAGGGATCTGCCTTCACATCATACCTTCCTGCAGTCCTGAGGGACAGCCCACAACTGCTCAGTGTTCAGCTTGGATCCACCACCCCAACCTCTTACCATCTTGCTAAAACTTTTGTTTGGAGGAGAATCAGAAGACTCCCACAGACCCTGGTGTGTGACATCTTCCCCTGAGACAGCATCCATCCACCCAGCTTCCCTCCCAAGTGCTCCCCAAACCTACTTTGTGACCCCTTCTTCTGCCCTTCAATGAGAGTGGAGCAAAGGGAAATGAGAGACTCGATGCCTCCTTTGGTGGCGATAAGAGAGAGAGGTAACACTTTCTCCATCACTTCGATCCATTCATCTAgggcttcctcttcctcctcgctCTTCCTGTTCTTGATCTCATAGGTCAGACTGTCACCTGGAAAGAGAGGAGGTAGAGGCTGAGAACAATCTGTCCTCAAGGGAGCCCAAACAGCCCTTATAGCACAGGGGTTACACCAGCAGGCTGTGAGGGTGAATTGGCTTCACCTCTTATTAGCAGTGTGATGTTAGGCAAGTCACTTAGTCCCGTAGGCCTTGCCAAAAAAGGGGTGGGTAaggcttaaatgagataatacaagtGAAACAATTAATGTGAGACCTGCCACGTAGGAAATATGCAATAGACATCAAACAACATTGTTGTATGAGGGCTGGGATGCATCTGCCTTGTTACTGCTCTATTGCCATTGCCTAGTCTAGTATCTGgacaattaaatgaattaatagccTTGTTTAGTTCTTGGGGGAGGTGAAGGACAAATGAACTGACAGCTCCTCGGGGGCaggacagagtgtgtgtgtgtgtgtgtgtgtgtgtggcaggtaGGACACATCCCTATTCCATCTTCCTCACAGCAGAGTGAGGTCTCTTGATGGGATAACTCTGATCTTAACCAGGGTAGCACCTGACTCCAGGGCTGTGTGCACCTGGTTCACACTCAAAAGGCTATCCCAGTGGCTTATAGCTGGCATCAGTGCTGTTGGCCTAGTGTCCATTCAATACTTTGAATATCACCCTTGGGTTCCTCTGAAAATAACTAGGGTGCTCCATCAAAAAACTCTTACGACTAATAAATAagttcagtaaagttgtaggatccAACATCAGCATacaaaatcagttgcatttctacacaccaACAATTAAAATATCcgaaaaagaaggaaagtaaacaatctcatttactatAGCATCAAGAacaataaaacacttagaaataaatttaattgggGAGTCAAAGAATCTCCacagtaaaaaccagaagacattaatgaaagaaattaagaagtcACACATAAGTTGAAAGACAActcatgttcatggatcagagtaattaatactttttttttttttttgctttttacagtcgcacctatggcatgtgaaggttcccaggctaggggtctaatctgagctacagctgccagtgtacgccacagccacagcaatgccaggtccgagctgtgtctgcgacctacaccacagctcatggcaacgccagatccttgaccctctgagtaaggccagggatcaaacctgcaacctaatggttcctggtgggattcatctccactgcgccacaacaggaactctgggagtaattaatattgttaaaatgtccatattccccaaagccatctatagattcaatgcaatccctatcaaaattccaatggcatttccATAGAACTaggaaaaacaatcctaaaatttgtatacaGCCATAAAAACCCCCAAATATCCAAGGCAttcttgagaaataaaaacaaagctggaggcatcacactacctgattttttaaaactatattacaaagccacggtaaacaaaacagtatggtactggcataaaaatagacacatagacaactggaacagaatcaagagtccagaaataaacccatgaataTATAGTCAGCTAACATTTGAGAGGGGAGCCAAGAAcactcagtggggaaaagacaggcTCTTCAGTAAGTGCTGTCGATAAACCTTcacattcacatgcaaaaaaatgaaattggaccacTGTCTTTTactactcacaaaaattaacttgaaatgaattaaagacttaaatacaaccctgaagccataaaactcttaaaagaaaatatagaggaaaagcttcttgatattggtcttggcaatgatttttttttcagatttgtcaCCAAAAGCAaatgcaacaaaagcaaaatacatcAAACTagaaagtttctgcacagtaaagaaattgtcaacaaaatgaaaaggttcaacctgtagaatggaagaaaatatttgcaaattatatctaataaaggattaatatccaaaatacataaggaaccCATATAACTcgatagcaaaaaaacaaataatccaattaaaaagggaatagacatttttctaaagaagatatacaaatggccaacaggcgcatgaaaaggtgttcaacattactaattagggaaacgcaaatcaaagtcacaatgagatattacctcatatctgttaggatggctattacgAAAAAGGTAAGAAATAACAAACATTGGTAAGGACATGGAGGAAAGGGGacctttgtgcactgttggtgggactgtaaattggtataaccattttacaaaacagtatggaggttcctcaaaaaaattaaaataaaattaccatataatccagcaatcccactgctgggtatatatccacaggaaacaaaatcactatctcaaagagatatgtgCATGCCTATGTCCTCTGAGGCATTATTCACAAGACTCAAgccatggaaacaatctaaatgtcagttgatggatggatggatggatgaagacaATGTGGACTATATAGTGAAATATAAGATAGTCTCCAACTTACGGTGGTTCAATTTATGGTTTTTTGACTTTACAATAGTGCAAAAGTaatatgcattcagtagaaatTATACTTTGAATTGTGAATTTTGATCTCTTCCTGGGCTATGATATGTGGTATGATACTCTTACAATACCAGGCAGTAGaagcaagctgcagctccaggtcagCCACATGATCACAGAGGTAAGCAACAAATACACGTGCAACCATCTGTATGTACACAGTCgttctatttttcactttcaggACAGtcttcaataaattacatgagatattcaacaccttattataaaataggcttggTTTAGATGATTTCGCCCAACTGAAGGCTACTGTAAATGTTCTGAACACATATAAGGTAAGCTAGGCTGAGTTGTGATGTTTGGTACATTCagtttattaaatgcattttcaatttaTGACATTTTCAACTTAGGATGGATTTATCAGGGCATAACCCCATCATAAGCCAAGGAAGACCTATATTATTAAGTcataacaaagaaggaaatcctcccatttataacaacatggatgctaagtgaaataagtcagacagagaaaggcaaatactatatgatttcacttatacatagaatctaaaaaaaagttgaactcctagaagcagagagaaaattgGTGGTTAtcagaggctgggaggtgggggaaatggagagaggttggtcaaagggtacaaattttcAATTCTAAGGTGAATAAGGTCTGAGGGTCtaatgtacagtgtggtgactCTAGTTAAAAATTCTGTACTATATACCAGCAGACCCTGTTGTAGTGCGCTTTGCCTTATTGTGTTttgctttattgctttttacagaattgcatttttttaataacttgaaGGTGTGTAGAAACCCTGCATTGTCAgatgatggtgagcatttttaaGCAATTAGGTATGTTTAAGGTATGTATATTGTTTTCTGAGCCATAATGccattgcacacttaatagacaaCAGCATAGTGTAAACACAACTTGTGTATGTGccaggaaagcaaaaaaattcatatgctcactttattgtgatagtCATTTTATTGTGCTGGTCTGGAATCGAACCTGtgatatctccaaggtatgctggtatttaaaataggagagatcttaaatgttcttaccacacatacacaaaagggtaattatgtgaggtgataaGATGCGTTAACTAACCTTATTTTTAGACTCATTctacaatatacatatataccaaatCAACACACCACATactttaaatttacacaatgtgaTCTGTCAActatgtctcaataaagctggaaaaatgaaaaataaaatagctagtGTGAGTTTGCATTTTGTTTCTATCTTGCTAAAAAATGAGGCTTCATCACATATGCACCTAATGTCACAATCTATTATGTTCTGGACAATGACACGTGTGCCCCTCTGGGAAATAGAGGTGATATGCTGTGACATGAGTGGGCAAATGTTTCCCTGGAGAGGCACTAAGATGTGTCTTTTGCTCCCTCTGCACCTACCAGCCTACACCCTTCCCCCAGTGAATGCTGACCTAGGGCAGGGAAAGGAAGAGGCTGAATGAGCTGGGACCGGCATCCTGGGGGGAAGGCACTTGCTCTCAGGACTGCACCCAGCCTGGACACTCACCCCAGTCACCCAGCCAGCGGAGAATTTCATACAAGTGCTTCTCTTTAGTCTCAGCATCTTTGGAGAAGGAGGTAATTTTCTCCAGCAAGATCAATCTGTTCCTGCCCTTTGGCTCTGTTTGGtgagattttgcctttttttggaaaTCATATCCTAATTCTTCCTGGAAGTGGTTGATGACACAGTTGACATTGTCCAAGATGTCTGAGAGCTGGGAAGAAATGTCCTATATGGGAGGCAGCAGATTGTAGTGTTTAGGGATGTGAATTCTGGTGCCAGATGCCTTGTTCTAGCGGTGTGATCTTAGACAAGACAGTTAACCTCTTGGGGACAGTTAACTTCTTATTATCCTTATAATAAGGGATCCTTATAGTACCTATGTCACAGGGtttttgtaaagattaaatgaatcaTTATTTGTAAAACACTTAGGACTTGCTTGGCGCACAAAATAAGTGTTAGTTCTTATCACTGTCATTTTGATTCAGGAAGGGAGAGAACGCTAACAATCCATTTCTTTAGGACTTCAGAGTTTGCTAGGGATTTCCGGACATCCCTCCTCATGAGGATCCAGAAGTAGCAGACTAGAAAAATGAGACCCTAAGAAACCGTCGGGATCAGAGGCCTCtactaaaaaatttaataataaataaaagcaccaGAGGCTCCTGTGCAGGGAAATCTGAATCTTTGGCCACTTCCCTGTAAGCTTCTAGGGCTTAGCCTGGGTCACCCTGACAGGGTGCCATAAATAGACCCCAAATCATGAACTCTgggcctctcctcctgcccaggaAGGAGCCACCGCTCTGTGTTTCAGGGCCATCCTAAGTTTTCCCTGTGGGgtgtcccctccctgggcccaTCTTTGcctcaggaggtgggggtgggggttgattCCAGCTCACCCTCCAGAGACCAAGACTAGGAGGTAGATATTTTGCACTAATCTGTCTATAAACCCAGCCTGCTGAGGATCCCAGGATCCCTGAGAGCTCAGCGCTGGAATCTTGCCCAAATCTAGGATCAGTCCCTACTTTCCACATTAGATCCCAACAAAAGGGTAACACTCTCATCCCTGGGGTTACCTCTTGAGCCCGAGTTAGCTGAGCAGCCTCAATCCTTGAGATGATGGCTTTCACTGACGCAGGGGTCACCAACTGTGGGGGTTTATCTTTCTCCATTTTGGATCACTCTGCCAGTCACAAAGATGTCCTGTGTCTCTGGTACACAGGCCTGGACACACGATGTCGGCTGCTTGAGGGCTAAGGACTCAGGCCAGCTCCTGAGTACCCTCTTCCCAGGCACAGCTTCCTGTAACTGCCAGACAGCAGGTTCCAACTGATCTTCTTTTCTCCAGTGACATCATCAGGCTGATGGGAAGAAtgaatctctggagttccctggtgacacagcaggttaaggatccagcattgtcactgccatggctctggttactactgtggcacaggttcgacccctgacctgggaatttctgtatgctatgggcatggccaaaaaaataaaaagaatgactcCTTGTCATCTATGTGCTTGAttatctagctttttttttttgtctttttgtctttttgtccttttagggctgctcctgcagcatatggaggttcccaggctaggggtccaattggcactgtagctgccagcctacaccacatccatagcaactcaggatccgagctgtgtctgcgacttacaccacagctcaaggcaatgccggatccttagcccactgagcaaggccagggatagaaccctcaacctcatggatgctgggcgggttcgctaactgctgagccacgacaggaactccctatctagCTTTTTCTGTATCACCTAATGTATATAAACTTGatctgttgctttttaaaaatcattaaatgttaTGGTCCCAAACTAAACATTAATgtctaaaaaggaggaaaagacaaTTTAGAAAAAGTTCTTTTCcctaagacaatttaaaaaaaaattacaggagttccctttgtggctcaatggcttatgaacccgactagtatccatgaggacttgggtttgattccctagcctcactcgtgggttaaggatctggtgttgccttgagctgtggtgtaggtcacagatgcagcttggaccctgcgtggttgtgactgtggtgtaggccggcagctgcagctctgattcaatccctagcctgggaacttccatacgccacaggtgtggccctaaaaagaaaagaagaaaagaaaaaataaaattacggCAAACCAATAACTAATGGGAATGTATTTCAATATGCACCAGGGGTCAGGGCTCAATCAACACTTTCACTGAAGGTAATCATTGTTGCCAGAAGACTCTAGAACACAtgattcaggagttctcttgtgatctggtgttgtcactgaagtggcttggattgctacttcacatgctgcaggtgtggccaaaaagaaaaaaaaataataaaacaaatggttaaaatggaTATTATTGTATGCCCAGGACTAGAATTTTGCCAGGCATATAgtagtaggcacttaataaacatttgttttcttcttagggctgcacatgtggcacatggaagttcccaggctagggggtctaatcggagctgtagccactggcctatgccacaaccatagcaatgccagatctgagccgcgtctgcgacctacaccacagctagtggcaacactagatccttgacccactgagcgaggtgagggattgaacccacgtcctcatggatactagttcgatcgttactgctgagccacagtgaaactCCAATAAACATCTGTCGAATTCATGAATAtgtaagtaaaaatatatatacacgcaAATTATTCTTCCATGCTACTGAAATATTTAACAGACAaggaattaaacattttaaattcagttcTTGGCAGCGCTATAGCCACTTAATAACTTGTTACCTGACACCCACCTCTTTCACATATTATCACTCATTCTCTCATTCAAAGCTAATTCTCGCACTACCTCATTCACTCAGTGAACACACTGGTAAcattctatgtgccaggcatggggcTAGTGCTGGAAATACAGAAAAGAGGGGGACCTAGTTCTCTTTGAGGTGCTCACACCCTGGTCCTTATGATTTTGGAGTATACCATAATTTACAAATCACTTATTTATCCTTATAAATATGTGAGAGTCAGCTAAGGCTCTGAGGAGTTGTGAGATTTACCTAAAGTTACAGAGCTGGGAAGTAACACAGTCAAGATTTCAATCTGCTTTCCTGATTCTCAATCTGAGATCTTTtccacttttttccctttctctccccccatctttcttctttattttaaacttaatcATACTGATAATTAGATCACACATAGATGACCTAAACAAAAAGACCGCAATTATGAGATTCAAATAAGAGAAACCCAAGATTCAACTATATTCTGTTTGCAAGAAACACACTTTTATTCCTGCCCCACAGCATAcacaattcccaga
Above is a genomic segment from Phacochoerus africanus isolate WHEZ1 chromosome 7, ROS_Pafr_v1, whole genome shotgun sequence containing:
- the FAM186B gene encoding protein FAM186B isoform X2 encodes the protein MEKDKPPQLVTPASVKAIISRIEAAQLTRAQEDISSQLSDILDNVNCVINHFQEELGYDFQKKAKSHQTEPKGRNRLILLEKITSFSKDAETKEKHLYEILRWLGDWGDSLTYEIKNRKSEEEEEALDEWIEVMEKVLPLSLIATKGGIESLISLCSTLIEGQKKGSQMSKRTFWQGWQAQSPQKAKSCPQPLSPEQMLQDRHTTCTKVSEVKSMLQELLDSTMFNEGEVRAIRYMSAVIENLSKALMLQHKENRSLETKYRYLKIEMTKELSSQRLFFQKSLQVLESKRDALLKQVEILGGRYHDLLLIKHALDFQLKKAQSARGEAADSGKILADSLVPAKRETPSKKETVPEETQQKPKKEEQFSLLSPSPTATAWGSGASPSTDRPLSTMTVHSRVADVYSSKNTESLQPGLLSSTECKSPKKWERPAAESPGHNVKDQKDFFQEAAPEKEGLQIQPHFQKQLSPESARKMASEGMAEHWEEELSWERRKQQWLKEEEMWLQRQERWTLLEQEHQAKLRQWEVEEMARQQQRLDQERGRLWKELERPEEDAEKRSFMPTRRWRDSEEASLAPPPSRAQSAPQGRRPHLPRSAKTQQPLPGTQRTMSSAKFTQKPRACQVPLKPKKSASFPVTVTSRQKATRPPWPVSPAALKGKVYHLGMEAQRQNLQLLTEEGPLGLPSDLRSKALELTTTTMELNALRLWCLCHKYVLHRRFQSLRQAVINHLQDTQETEAAYEAQNLYLFLENIDHLQNVQLQAWTNKQKDLEEKRQECLSSMVTTFPKLQLEWSINLHTPVVTSARSKKSKPPQSLLRHMRSSSSSCKPWELFTTKHLQCVPLHMARQQDNQTEAIWKTDVASSSHPVERKTPTHLSWDQLGGYPDTPRLLALDVHSSYRKSLMSLKARNGTHPCFQLQVETLQGRGGCGMQTDDPWMMLE
- the FAM186B gene encoding protein FAM186B isoform X1, encoding MEKDKPPQLVTPASVKAIISRIEAAQLTRAQEDISSQLSDILDNVNCVINHFQEELGYDFQKKAKSHQTEPKGRNRLILLEKITSFSKDAETKEKHLYEILRWLGDWGDSLTYEIKNRKSEEEEEALDEWIEVMEKVLPLSLIATKGGIESLISLCSTLIEGQKKGSQMSKRTFWQGWQAQSPQKAKSCPQPLSPEQMLQDRHTTCTKVSEVKSMLQELLDSTMFNEGEVRAIRYMSAVIENLSKALMLQHKENRSLETKYRYLKIEMTKELSSQRLFFQKSLQVLESKRDALLKQVEILGGRYHDLLLIKHALDFQLKKAQSARGEAADSGKILADSLVPAKRETPSKKETVPEETQQKPKKEEQFSLLSPSPTATAWGSGASPSTDRPLSTMTVHSRVADVYSSKNTESLQPGLLSSTECKSPKKWERPAAESPGHNVKDQKDFFQEAAPEKEGLQIQPHFQKQLSPESARKMASEGMAEHWEEELSWERRKQQWLKEEEMWLQRQERWTLLEQEHQAKLRQWEVEEMARQQQRLDQERGRLWKELERPEEDAEKRSFMPTRRWRDSEEASLAPPPSRAQSAPQGRRPHLPRSAKTQQPLPGTQRTMSSAKFTQKPRACQVPLKPKKSASFPVTVTSRQKATRPPWPVSPAALKGKVYHLGMEAQRQNLQLLTEEGPLGLPSDLRSKALELTTTTMELNALRLWCLCHKYVLHRRFQSLRQAVINHLQDTQETEAAYEAQNLYLFLENIDHLQNVQLQAWTNKQKDLEEKRQECLSSMVTTFPKLQLEWSINLHTPVVTSARSKKSKPPQSLLRHMRSSSSSCKPWELFTTKHLQCVPLHMARQQDNQTEAIWKTDVASSSHPVERKTPTHLSWDQLGGYPDTPRLLALDVHSSYRKSLMSLKARAPVTQRKECPQPPEESAELVPKKSNKSFPGALRSQKAPGSPSPDPTP
- the FAM186B gene encoding protein FAM186B isoform X3, with the protein product MEKDKPPQLVTPASVKAIISRIEAAQLTRAQEDISSQLSDILDNVNCVINHFQEELGYDFQKKAKSHQTEPKGRNRLILLEKITSFSKDAETKEKHLYEILRWLGDWGDSLTYEIKNRKSEEEEEALDEWIEVMEKVLPLSLIATKGGIESLISLCSTLIEGQKKGSQMSKRTFWQGWQAQSPQKAKSCPQPLSPEQMLQDRHTTCTKVSEVKSMLQELLDSTMFNEGEVRAIRYMSAVIENLSKALMLQHKENRSLETKYRYLKIEMTKELSSQRLFFQKSLQVLESKRDALLKQVEILGGRYHDLLLIKHALDFQLKKAQSARGEAADSGKILADSLVPAKRETPSKKETVPEETQQKPKKEEQFSLLSPSPTATAWGSGASPSTDRPLSTMTVHSRVADVYSSKNTESLQPGLLSSTECKSPKKWERPAAESPGHNVKDQKDFFQEAAPEKEGLQIQPHFQKQLSPESARKMASEGMAEHWEEELSWERRKQQWLKEEEMWLQRQERWTLLEQEHQAKLRQWEVEEMARQQQRLDQERGRLWKELERPEEDAEKRSFMPTRRWRDSEEASLAPPPSRAQSAPQGRRPHLPRSAKTQQPLPGTQRTMSSAKFTQKPRACQVPLKPKKSASFPVTVTSRQKATRPPWPVSPAALKGKVYHLGMEAQRQNLQLLTEEGPLGLPSDLRSKALELTTTTMELNALRLWCLCHKYVLHRRFQSLRQAVINHLQDTQETEAAYEAQNLYLFLENIDHLQNVQLQAWTNKQKDLEEKRQECLSSMVTTFPKLQLEWSINLHTPVVTSARSKKSKPPQSLLRHMRSSSSSCKPWELFTTKHLQCVPLHMARQQDNQTEAIWKTDVASSSHPVERKTPTHLSWDQLGGYPDTPRLLALDVHSSYRKSLMSLKARFRLKLCKEEEDVGCKQMTLG